The following coding sequences lie in one Lolium perenne isolate Kyuss_39 chromosome 2, Kyuss_2.0, whole genome shotgun sequence genomic window:
- the LOC127333151 gene encoding G-type lectin S-receptor-like serine/threonine-protein kinase B120, translating to MAMAASRRLPSLLACLHVLLAIAAAATNDTLKQGESLSAGSTLVSSPTGVFEAGFHAPDPNQPARLYLCIWYRGIHPRTVAWVANRAAAATGPSPSLALAASGELRVLDGAALLWSSNTTSRAAPRGGFSAVLLDSGSLQVRDDDGAQVWDSFWHPADTMLSGMRITVRAQGRGPPERMLFTSWASATDPSPGRYALGLDPVNPSQAYIWRDGNVPVWRSGQWSGLDFVGIPYRPLYVYGYKQGNDPILGPYFTYTATNTSLQRFVVTPDGKDVCYMVKQSTQEWEIVWMQPSNECENYGACGSNAICKVLQDGKAKCTCLKGFQPKLLDEWNAGNRSQGCVRNPPLGCQVNQTGDGFLSITNVKWPDFSYWVSGVTDGDGCMDSCQQNCSCGAYVYMPMLTGCLHWGSDLIDVCQLQTGGYTLNLKLPASELRSHHATWKIATIVSAVVLFVLVACLLLWWKRGRNIKDAVHRSWRSRRTSTRSQSTASMLDISRSIHFDDETEDGKSHELKVLSLDRIKAATSNFSESNKLGEGGFGPVYMGTLPGGEEVAVKRLCKNSGQGHEEFKNEVILIAKLQHRNLVRLLACCIQGEEKILVYEYMPNKSLDTFIFNAEKRGLLDWRTRFDIIEGIARGLLYLHRDSRLRIVHRDLKASNILLDTDMIPKISDFGMARMFGGDENQFNTNRVVGTFGYMSPEYAMEGIFSVKSDVYSFGVLILEIITGKRAVSFHGQQDSLNIAGYAWQQWNEDKGEEMIDPLIRPSCSVRQVMRCIHIALLCVQDHAQERPDIPAVINMLSSDNSALTMPRPPTLMLRGRAVESSKSSENERSHSIGTVSMTQLHGR from the exons atgGCGATGGCGGCTTCCCGTCGCCTCCCCTCGCTCCTGGCCTGCCTCCACGTCTTGCTAGCCATCGCGGCGGCAGCAACAAACGACACGCTGAAGCAAGGGGAGTCGCTCTCCGCAGGTTCGACGCTGGTGTCCTCCCCAACGGGGGTGTTCGAGGCGGGCTTCCACGCGCCGGACCCGAACCAACCCGCCCGCCTCTACCTCTGCATCTGGTACCGCGGCATCCACCCCCGGACCGTGGCCTGGGTGGCCAACCGCGCGGCGGCGGCCACGGGGCCCTCGCCGTCGCTGGCGCTCGCCGCCAGCGGCGAGCTGCGCGTGCTCGACGGCGCCGCGCTGCTCTGGTCCTCCAACACCACCTCGCGCGCCGCGCCGCGCGGGGGCTTCTCGGCCGTCCTGCTCGACTCCGGCAGCCTCCAGGtgcgcgacgacgacggcgcccaGGTCTGGGACAGCTTCTGGCACCCCGCAGACACCATGCTCTCCGGGATGCGCATCACCGTCAGGGCGCAGGGCAGGGGACCGCCCGAGCGGATGCTATTCACCTCATGGGCCAGCGCCACCGACCCCTCGCCGGGACGGTACGCGCTCGGCCTCGACCCGGTTAACCCCAGCCAAGCTTACATCTGGAGAGACGGCAATGTTCCCGTCTGGAG GTCCGGCCAATGGAGTGGGCTGGATTTTGTAGGCATTCCATATAGACCGCTGTACGTGTATGGGTACAAGCAAGGAAATGATCCAATTCTTGGACCATACTTCACTTACACTGCAACAAATACATCTCTGCAGAGGTTTGTTGTTACACCAGATGGCAAGGACGTCTGCTACATGGTTAAGCAGTCTACACAGGAGTGGGAAATTGTCTGGATGCAACCGTCAAATGAGTGTGAGAATTATGGCGCATGCGGTTCAAATGCGATTTGTAAGGTGCTGCAAGATGGGAAGGCAAAATGTACATGCCTTAAAG GTTTTCAGCCAAAGTTGCTGGATGAGTGGAATGCAGGAAATCGGAGCCAAGGTTGTGTTAGGAATCCACCTTTGGGCTGTCAGGTTAATCAAACTGGAGATGGATTTCTCTCTATTACGAACGTGAAGTGGCCAGATTTCTCATATTGGGTATCTGGTGTGACCGATGGGGATGGGTGCATGGATTCCTGCCAGCAAAACTGTTCATGCGGTGCCTATGTATACATGCCTATGTTGACGGGGTGTCTACACTGGGGTAGTGACCTGATTGATGTTTGCCAGTTGCAGACTGGAGGTTATACCCTTAACCTCAAACTTCCTGCTTCCGAGTTAC GCTCACATCATGCAACTTGGAAAATAGCCACTATAGTATCTGCCGTGGTGCTATTCGTTTTGGTAGCTTGTCTCCTTTTATGGTGGAAGCGTGGCAGAAATATCAAAG ATGCAGTGCACAGAAGCTGGAGGTCAAGACGTACATCTACCAGATCTCAGAGTACTGCTAGCATGCTGGATATTTCACGTTCAATTCATTTCGATGATGAAACTGAGGATGGAAAAAGTCATGAACTCAAAGTACTTTCCCTGGACCGCATTAAAGCTGCTACTAGTAATTTCAGTGAATCCAACAAGCTTGGGGAAGGTGGATTTGGCCCTGTTTATATG GGAACATTACCTGGTGGGGAAGAAGTAGCTGTGAAGAGGCTTTGTAAGAATTCAGGTCAAGGCCATGAGGAGTTCAAGAATGAGGTCATATTGATTGCAAAGTTGCAACACCGCAATCTTGTCAGATTATTAGCATGCTGTATACAGGGAGAAGAGAAGATCTTGGTGTATGAGTACATGCCCAACAAGAGCCTCGATACATTTATCTTTA ATGCTGAAAAGCGAGGTCTCCTCGACTGGAGGACACGGTTTGATATCATTGAAGGTATTGCTCGAGGGCTACTATATCTCCACCGGGACTCAAGGCTGCGTATTGTTCACCGTGACCTCAAGGCCAGCAACATTCTCCTAGACACAGACATGATCCCGAAAATATCGGATTTCGGAATGGCAAGGATGTTCGGAGGGGATGAAAACCAGTTCAATACAAACCGTGTCGTTGGAACATT TGGCTACATGTCTCCTGAATATGCGATGGAAGGCATTTTCTCAGTTAAGTCTGATGTTTATAGCTTCGGAGTTCTGATCTTGGAGATCATCACAGGGAAGAGGGCTGTCAGCTTTCATGGTCAACAGGACTCTCTCAACATCGCGGGATAT GCGTGGCAACAATGGAATGAGGACAAGGGTGAGGAAATGATTGACCCATTGATAAGACCATCGTGCTCAGTTCGACAAGTCATGAGGTGCATCCACATTGCATTGCTATGTGTGCAAGATCATGCCCAGGAACGTCCCGACATCCCTGCGGTCATTAATATGTTGAGCAGTGACAACTCCGCTCTTACCATGCCGAGGCCGCCAACCCTGATGCTTCGAGGCCGTGCTGTCGAGTCGAGCAAATCAAGCGAGAACGAGAGAAGCCACTCCATAGGTACCGTATCAATGACACAGCTGCATGGAAGATAG